A genomic region of Coriobacteriaceae bacterium contains the following coding sequences:
- a CDS encoding Lrp/AsnC family transcriptional regulator, producing MPDSADTLRVQRDSWEQGHIALICGIANAGGGVLLVDSAGKDYARGLTRMRKPFEQIPRITQKELGIVCVTEPVLDGAVFCLEVVVPAGNPDHPIKYRGACWYYDAAVEENMVVRPEDVADLRRVASEQEQTAQGQALESANEKPASPQPPAQNASSIFDGLATGDELRGAPFSQRSIAAANNLDLTSTDEFVLRALRANGRATAPRIAELLGVSESTVRRSFRKLRELGIIDRVGSAKAGYWRLLR from the coding sequence ATGCCCGATTCTGCAGACACATTGCGCGTACAACGGGACTCGTGGGAGCAGGGACACATCGCCCTCATCTGCGGAATCGCCAACGCTGGCGGTGGCGTGCTGCTCGTCGATTCTGCGGGCAAGGACTACGCAAGGGGGCTGACGCGCATGCGCAAGCCATTCGAGCAGATCCCTCGCATCACCCAAAAGGAGCTCGGTATCGTCTGCGTGACCGAGCCCGTGCTCGACGGTGCCGTCTTCTGCCTCGAGGTCGTCGTTCCGGCGGGAAACCCCGACCATCCCATCAAGTATCGTGGGGCATGCTGGTATTACGACGCTGCGGTGGAAGAGAACATGGTTGTGCGTCCCGAAGACGTGGCAGACCTTCGCCGTGTCGCATCTGAGCAGGAACAAACCGCGCAAGGCCAGGCTCTCGAGAGCGCCAACGAAAAGCCTGCCAGTCCTCAACCACCCGCACAAAACGCCAGCTCCATATTTGACGGACTTGCAACCGGAGACGAGTTGCGTGGCGCTCCCTTTTCGCAACGCTCCATCGCCGCGGCGAACAACCTCGACCTCACATCGACAGATGAATTCGTGCTCCGCGCATTGCGCGCCAACGGACGCGCCACCGCACCACGCATTGCAGAGCTGCTTGGTGTGAGCGAAAGCACGGTGCGGCGATCGTTCAGAAAGCTACGAGAGCTGGGGATTATCGACCGCGTGGGGTCGGCAAAGGCGGGGTACTGGAGACTGCTGCGTTAG